A segment of the Dioscorea cayenensis subsp. rotundata cultivar TDr96_F1 unplaced genomic scaffold, TDr96_F1_v2_PseudoChromosome.rev07_lg8_w22 25.fasta BLBR01002222.1, whole genome shotgun sequence genome:
GCACCAATAAGGAGACATTGGAATGGTATTAAACATATACTACTTTATCTTCGAGGAATAGTTGATATGGGATTATTTTATACACATAAATGAAAAAGACAATTAGTTGGATATGCAGATGCGGGGTATTTATATGACCCGCACAAAGCCCGATTACAAACTGGTTATGTGTTTACACATGGGGGAACAGCCATATCATGGCGTTCTATGAAACAAACTATAGCTGCTACTTCTTCAAATCATGCAGAAATACTTGCAattcatgaagcaagtcgtaAATGTGTTTGGTTAAGATCAATGACACACCATATTCAAAAAATTGTGGTTTGGTGTCCCAGAAGGACAGCCCAACAATATTATATGAAGACAATGCATCGTGTATAGCTCAATTGAAAGGAGGATACATCAAAGGCGACagaacaaaacatatatcaccGAAGTTATTTTTCACACATGATCTTGAAAAAAATGGTGATATCTATATTCAGAAAATACAATTCAGTTTATTCACTAAGGTATTACCCACATCAACTTTTGAAAAGTTTGTTCACAAGATTGGGATGCGTCGCCTCAGGGATCTTCAATAATGTTCTCTTCGAGGGAGTCATATACGCGTTGTACTCCTTTTCCTTCGTCATGGTTTTGTCCCATTGGGTTTTCCTGACAAGGTTTTAATAAGGCAGCAGATGAAACGTATATCAGAAAAATTATACTCTTTCTCCTTCACTAGGATTTTTTCccactagattttttttaaggttttaacgaggcaaTTCCTATATAATGGACATTTAAAGGGGAGTGTTATGAAACATTTGAAATGAATGTCCATTATGTTTCTCTCAACTCCTCTTGACTCTTAGCGTTTAATTTGCCAAAAGTTTAttcagtttttaatttaaaaccctatatatatgtaccaaaaagaatggaaaaacaagaagaacaagaaagagaacttCCACTACTTTATTTTAGTTCTATGTTTGTCttctatattatatagttttataacattGTTTGTCTTGTTATATTATAAAGTTTTATGACATgtactaaataaaaatcatcattacttattaaaaataaaaataaaaaataaagaaaaggaaaagtgattaaaataaattctcCCATAATCAATAAGTCAATGCACCAACGTACTTGTATGTTACTCCACAACATTAAAATTGAAGTTTGTCatcttttactaaaaaaaatacttaaaatattttaacagATAAAAAACTTTAACAACCatcataatcataaattaaaaccATATTTTATAACTCATATAAAATTTCTAATCTTAATAAAAGATAAGGATGGAATCCTATCCCAACTTCTACCAGATTTAATCTTATTTTCAACtcaaattaataacaaaaattaaaattatctctcACATTACCAAAATTTGGATTATAAGtacaaataaagaattaaaaaaaaaaatcatataggTAATCAGTTAAATAAAGAATGTAGCCAATGGGAGAGACTTGTGCCGTCTCCATCGCCATTGCTTGCTCCCAAGCCACCACATGCACTCACATGATCCATTGATGGAAATTAAGACAATGATCCTATAAAACAGGATCTCTCATCAACACACCCATACACAGAtatacaaagaaagaaagaaaaaaagaaagaaaagaaacagagagaagagattgaagaaggagaaggatggCAAGTTTGATAGACAAAGCGAAGGGGTTTGTAGCGGAGAAGATAGCGAATATTCCCAAAGCCAGAGGCGAGCGTGGCGGACGTGTCATTCAAAGAGGTAACAAGGAAAGCGGCCACTTTCAATGCCCAAGTCTCCGTTGACAACCCTGTAATCTACTCGAACACAGTGGATAGCgctttggaaaatatattcgagTATTACTACGATTCGAGTAAGATTTTTGTCTggagtaattttggtgagaaacccaagtgaaaagaacaaggacttaaatgtaaaaagtttttaaaaagatttttgggttaaagaataaatgaaaaaggatggacatgaaatgtttatggaaaccgagggacCGAAAGGtaggatggaagggatctttttaaaatgttgttttataatccagggaccactggataatttgaaaggaccttttgagaatactatttcataattcaaggatcatttgggagtttttcagggactgttgtgtaagaaattatgttttgagggactaaaattgaatttcggctgaaaacttaagttggagaaaactctagattttgatggttcatcttcttctcccttcatctgctacagtaacccgagaagatgaagaaatgggaagaaattggaggtttAAGGGAGAGGACTTGGAGATCGTTGGAGTGAGCTCATGGGAGGGATGGCTTGGCTTGGTAAGaggcttccttgtattgtttttggcatgtatatgtatgcatgtatatatatgtatttatggttggatttgatgaaaatgttgatgaatttgaagaaatattaatgagaatgatgagggtgttgttttgagatgaaatttgtgtcAAAAAACCTCAGTATCCATGATAAATCAAGGATGAGATTACAGGAATTCATGTAGCAATTCTTGTAGCAATTCTTGTAGctagagattagggtttggtttagttaattaaattgatgatgatgatgattaaggtgttaatgatgatggttagattgagctggttgggtttaaccaaaatTGAAATtagttgagttgaattggtttttgttgagttgggtttgatcaaatcaagttgagatggtttgggtttggttcaattgatttgggttaaggatttttggactgaaccaagttggttcaatggattttgtgtaagaattgagttggttcaaggctggttcgagtgaaattaagtttggttcggTCTGCAATTAAGATTGGTTCGATTGATTCGACGATGTTTAGCCTAAAGcgagtttgtttaaatacaattgaaaagccgggttggattatgcaaggtcggatttttaaccgattggagtgagtgggcgatagagtctattattatgtattttatttttgagtttaaatgtagtatttatttttgttatattattacattaggtgTTATTCGGGGCTTAGGGAGAGAGTTCCGGGAcctaggaaggaacccaaggacaccagggtgagttggtagtggctattattttaaataattgattaattattattatttttgaaataattgtttaatggctagtattttggaaataaatgtttaagtatttcattttatcatgtttgattccatatatagttgaaatatcacgtatatttgtttgccattgatgttcatgataacccgtattgatacattcgtttttgtataattatacgtgatttgtgaatagtaaaaaaatacatgtatatgtgatttaatcattcaattcttgtatttatttttttgatgggtatatatgctttgatttggagtgatttgcgaaaccatgtgagcatattaaagatgttttatcggcattgttaatagaattggttttcattcctggtataggaatggtatcgtggatctgggctttactggtattatgcattattatacgtttggcattggctttgtggaaaataatgtttatttacgtgatgtgaatacttgtcacggaaaaggatcccgtgttatgatttactACGGATGGTATTATTAGCTGTGtattttgatggttttgatggtgacgggctgaggcccgactctgcgatgagtgggtccccacgggccggcctttagaggtggcgtggtggactgggtattgattactacgagggccggttcGGGTGGGGTGTAGAGCCACGGTCGGATATTCATCGAGTGGCAGGTCGCGGCCGGTGAGCCGATGGGTCGACCGAtgggacatgagttccttggcgGCTCGAACCTAGCCGCTGACCACGgcaaaggtttagagagttttctgaaccatgttatctttgggtgagtgttgggtattctttgtattttgaatttgagatttatgttatttttgaattgtgatgaggcggtctctcacgaaatttgtgttttcgagaaaatcaaattgatgttgatctatgttgaatttatgtttcaagagttctttaaagattgtattttttgctgaattacggtatttttttggaaaaagttggaaaattatttgagcggttggtatttatatactttatatatctctgtatttaaatatttgaaattattaagccactactgaGCCCATCTGAATGTCTTTGTAGATTGCAGGGAGCAGGACCCTATATTACTGATTGAGTATAAGCgctagtcggggttgagtcGAGGGATTGCGGtgggtccctctttctttctttcttgttattggtgtggtgatcttgtagcggttgtaccgcaaatttgagtattgtatttattgtatttacgTATTTGAACCGTAtttggtgtgaagttgtaaattgtgatttgtaggtctgattttgtttaaagcagggtgtcagtttccagttaaaagggaattttaactgatgggtgccacatttacctcagtagaaggggtgggtgtgacaaccCCTACGTCACTCCTCTCCCCGTTTGTGAAGTTTGTTATACCCTCAAGAGCGCCGACAGGttaatttctctttctcttttgtcgctcattgtttatataatgattcatgtatatatatatataagtatatatcaTTATATTCAATGATGATGAGATGTAGATAACTCGCTATAAAATGTGCAAAGGGCCAACAGTTAGAAATCTCGCTTACTGTTTATATACTGTATGTTACATAAGGGTCCAACACTGTCAGTTGATTTTTAGTGTTGGAAGGAACaatgttttttctcttttatagttaaatttatcattattcTACTTAggtttaaattattgttattgttatatcacatgcatgtatgtataaaaTTTAGCCAAATCCCtctttcacaaaaaaaaaaaaattaagagattttttgtgaaattgaaaatttttgataaatctcttattatttttctcaaaaataattgacgtgtttttttttattgttttttattgttttttaaaaaataattattttggtttttataaatattaaatttaaattaattgaattagTAATTTGGATTTGAGGTTGTTCCATCCTTAAATATCAATGTACAAAAAAAAGTACATGATAAGAGAGACACAGAAGCACATGAGACCAGAGTAGCAATAATATATGCACCAGCCATTCTAAATCCTACCACACaattataatgtatatatattataagttgCATCTCTAGTCATTTACACTTACaactttgtttatatatatacatatatagggTAATAGCATCAGGGACAATGGCAGACCCTGGATCCATTGCTGCAAAGAGTGTGACAAAGCTTGACTTGCCATTTATTGTGCCATATGACTTTCTATTGAGCATCATGAGAGACATTGGGAAAGACTGGGACATTGATTATGAACTGGAGATTGGCCTTACTATTGATCTCCCGGTTGTTGGCAACTTCACCATCCCACTCTCCAGCAAGGGTGAATTGAAGCTCCCTACTCTTGCTGATATATTTTAACTCTTTTATCTTTACATATATATGAATCAATTTCgctgttttatttaatttgtatccttttgattttattttactaaactctgtttttatttttaatgtgttatttatttttttcaaaaacttagaTGTAGCTTTTTAtgactatttatatataaacaagtgtTTTTAGAAAACTTGAAGGGGGGAAAAAaggaattcttttttttttataaaggcaCCAATTACGATTTtcagaactttttttttaaaataactcaaaataattctaaaatttttaatagaatatgaAAAGGAGggaatttaattattaactgCAGTATCCCTTTagttaatcttaattttttactttttcaagaTCAATACCATCTCACATTATCATTCTTCCCACCCCTAATTTGTCCCTAATACataatatttcttaaaaatgagttttgtgaGGTTAGTAACATAAGATTACGATTACTttctagttaaaaaaaatattgtataactTTTGACAACATATTTGAAGACACAATTCCATAAAACCTAATTGGCAAATCTCTACTATTTAATTAGCTTTCTTATATTAAACTTTTgctattaaaaataatcattaattgCACTTCAaattaatacaacaaatattagtTGACTTGGGATTTTCAAGCTAATGTTGATAAAGTTCAGATtgacaaaattataatattctaATCATTACAATTCATGTCTAAAATTTCACTATAAATTGAATCAAATCAAGTCATGAAAACTCCCACACACTCATGCACATGCAAATAGAACCTTTTGTTTGACAACAcccacataatatatatatatatatatagcatgtaGACTGATAAAGATCCATTATTCAAGATAATGGTGAACCAGCTACCAGCACATGCATGCCATGAAAAGAAACATCAGGACATGAAAGCATCTTAATTATTCATCAAAATTGGCTAGGCATGGTTAAAAATGATAGTGGACCAAGAATGGTGGCCCAAGAAGTCTATGAGAAAATTCATAAATGTTCTTTGGAATCCACTAGGACAAAGGCTTTGTTATCATGCTCATTTTCAAGCCATAAGGACCATGAATAAGATACCTTGAGAATATGTTATGATTTTGATGTTTTGGGATGTAGCTTTTTGATCATTTGAAGCACCAGTGTAAAAT
Coding sequences within it:
- the LOC120257612 gene encoding LOW QUALITY PROTEIN: desiccation protectant protein Lea14 homolog (The sequence of the model RefSeq protein was modified relative to this genomic sequence to represent the inferred CDS: deleted 1 base in 1 codon); the encoded protein is MASLIDKAKGFVAEKIANIPKPEASVADVSFKEVTRKAATFNAQVSVDNPYVTPLPVCEVCYTLKSADRVIASGTMADPGSIAAKSVTKLDLPFIVPYDFLLSIMRDIGKDWDIDYELEIGLTIDLPVVGNFTIPLSSKGELKLPTLADIF